A single window of Rhipicephalus microplus isolate Deutch F79 chromosome 5, USDA_Rmic, whole genome shotgun sequence DNA harbors:
- the Mocs1 gene encoding molybdenum cofactor synthesis 1 isoform X2 produces MPEEGVPLTSSEKLLTSDEIVQLASLFVTFGVNKIRLTGGEPLVRKDAVNIIESLAKIPQLTVLGITTNGLVLSKKISDLRKAGLTHVNISLDTLVPEKFEFLARRKGWHVVRKSIDDALATGFDSVKVNCVVMKGINEDELVNFVKLTESNNLEVRFIEYMPFDGNKWSRQKLVPFERMLAVIKQEWPMLERHEDGPNHTSKLFKVPGWTGKIGFITSMTDHFCGTCNRIRITADGNLKVCLFGGHEVSLRDALRGKASTDELLNIIGSAVLRKKFSHAGMDKLSTLKNRPMILIGG; encoded by the exons ATGCCAGAAGAAGGTGTACCACTGACTTCGAGTGAAAAATTGCTCACTTCTGATGAAATAGTCCAGTTAGCAAGTCTCTTTGTCACTTTCGGTGTGAACAAAATCCGTCTCACCGGTGGGGAGCCTCTTGTGCGAAAGGATGCTGTGAATATCATTG AGAGCCTGGCAAAGATTCCGCAGCTGACTGTGCTGGGCATCACCACAAACGGTTTGGTGTTGTCAAAAAAAATTTCTGACTTGAGGAAGGCAG GTTTGACGCACGTGAACATAAGCCTTGACACCCTAGTACCTGAAAAATTTGAGTTCCTGGCAAGGCGTAAAGGCTGGCACGTGGTGAGGAAAAGCATTGACGATGCACTGGCAACTGGCTTTGACTCCGTTAAG GTAAACTGCGTGGTGATGAAGGGTATCAATGAAGACGAACTGGTCAATTTCGTGAAGCTCACAGAGTCTAAT AATCTTGAAGTGCGATTCATAGAGTACATGCCATTTGATGGGAACAAATGGAGCCGGCAGAAGCTTGTCCCGTTTGAGCGGATGTTGGCGGTTATAAAACAGGAGTGGCCCATGCTGGAGCGGCACGAGGACGGACCCAATCATACCTCAAAG TTATTCAAGGTACCTGGCTGGACTGGAAAGATTGGTTTCATAACTTCTATGACGGACCATTTTTGTGGAACTTGCAACCGTATTCGGATCACAGCAGATGGAAACCTCAAG GTGTGCCTGTTTGGTGGTCACGAAGTTTCCTTGAGGGATGCTCTGCGAGGGAAAGCTTCAACAGATGAGCTCCTGAACATTATTGGCAGTGCTGTGCTGAGGAAGAAGTTTAGCCATGCCGGCATGGATAAGCTGTCGACGCTCAAGAACAGGCCCATGATACTTATCGGGGGATAG
- the Mocs1 gene encoding molybdenum cofactor synthesis 1 isoform X1 yields the protein MLLRTCRASPALRIFRHMARAMQHSVGTSDTTGLVRNDRDGARVLVDTFGRKHTYLRISLTEKCSLRCVYCMPEEGVPLTSSEKLLTSDEIVQLASLFVTFGVNKIRLTGGEPLVRKDAVNIIESLAKIPQLTVLGITTNGLVLSKKISDLRKAGLTHVNISLDTLVPEKFEFLARRKGWHVVRKSIDDALATGFDSVKVNCVVMKGINEDELVNFVKLTESNNLEVRFIEYMPFDGNKWSRQKLVPFERMLAVIKQEWPMLERHEDGPNHTSKLFKVPGWTGKIGFITSMTDHFCGTCNRIRITADGNLKVCLFGGHEVSLRDALRGKASTDELLNIIGSAVLRKKFSHAGMDKLSTLKNRPMILIGG from the exons ATGCTACTGAGAACTTGTCGCGCGAGCCCAGCACTCCGGATATTCCGTCACATGGCACGAGCGATGCAGCACAGTGTGGGTACAAGCGACACCACTGGCCTTGTACGCAATGACAGA GATGGTGCTCGAGTTCTGGTGGATACCTTTGGTCGGAAACACACTTATCTGCGCATCTCACTGACAGAAAAGTGCAGCCTAAGGT GTGTCTACTGCATGCCAGAAGAAGGTGTACCACTGACTTCGAGTGAAAAATTGCTCACTTCTGATGAAATAGTCCAGTTAGCAAGTCTCTTTGTCACTTTCGGTGTGAACAAAATCCGTCTCACCGGTGGGGAGCCTCTTGTGCGAAAGGATGCTGTGAATATCATTG AGAGCCTGGCAAAGATTCCGCAGCTGACTGTGCTGGGCATCACCACAAACGGTTTGGTGTTGTCAAAAAAAATTTCTGACTTGAGGAAGGCAG GTTTGACGCACGTGAACATAAGCCTTGACACCCTAGTACCTGAAAAATTTGAGTTCCTGGCAAGGCGTAAAGGCTGGCACGTGGTGAGGAAAAGCATTGACGATGCACTGGCAACTGGCTTTGACTCCGTTAAG GTAAACTGCGTGGTGATGAAGGGTATCAATGAAGACGAACTGGTCAATTTCGTGAAGCTCACAGAGTCTAAT AATCTTGAAGTGCGATTCATAGAGTACATGCCATTTGATGGGAACAAATGGAGCCGGCAGAAGCTTGTCCCGTTTGAGCGGATGTTGGCGGTTATAAAACAGGAGTGGCCCATGCTGGAGCGGCACGAGGACGGACCCAATCATACCTCAAAG TTATTCAAGGTACCTGGCTGGACTGGAAAGATTGGTTTCATAACTTCTATGACGGACCATTTTTGTGGAACTTGCAACCGTATTCGGATCACAGCAGATGGAAACCTCAAG GTGTGCCTGTTTGGTGGTCACGAAGTTTCCTTGAGGGATGCTCTGCGAGGGAAAGCTTCAACAGATGAGCTCCTGAACATTATTGGCAGTGCTGTGCTGAGGAAGAAGTTTAGCCATGCCGGCATGGATAAGCTGTCGACGCTCAAGAACAGGCCCATGATACTTATCGGGGGATAG